A stretch of the Sphingobacterium thalpophilum genome encodes the following:
- a CDS encoding AAA family ATPase, whose protein sequence is MESKLFVITGGPGAGKTTLLNAMKSDGYNIVPEVARTIIRKETALNGDALPWKNKQLYTDKMIGASLLDYNRATASQPNEICFFDRSILDAVCYADMIGYALSTETMKKVLNCSYNPKVFILPPWKEIYQTDNERKQDWQEAVHTYFQMKSTYEKYGYEVINVPIGNINKRKEFVLTQIK, encoded by the coding sequence ATGGAAAGTAAGCTATTCGTTATAACCGGTGGCCCCGGAGCAGGAAAAACAACCTTATTAAATGCTATGAAGTCAGATGGATATAATATCGTTCCGGAAGTAGCCAGAACGATTATCCGCAAAGAAACAGCACTAAACGGTGATGCTTTGCCTTGGAAAAACAAACAACTTTATACCGATAAAATGATAGGAGCTTCCCTTTTAGACTACAACAGAGCAACAGCAAGCCAGCCAAATGAAATTTGCTTTTTCGACCGGAGTATTTTGGATGCCGTGTGCTATGCGGATATGATTGGTTATGCACTTTCAACAGAAACTATGAAAAAAGTGCTGAATTGCTCATATAATCCTAAGGTATTTATCCTGCCACCCTGGAAAGAAATTTATCAAACAGATAATGAACGGAAACAGGATTGGCAGGAGGCAGTACACACCTATTTCCAAATGAAAAGCACTTATGAAAAGTACGGTTATGAAGTTATAAACGTGCCGATAGGTAATATCAATAAAAGAAAAGAATTTGTATTAACCCAAATAAAATAG
- a CDS encoding DUF1572 domain-containing protein, whose product MDSYLESIKKQFLYYKMLGEKAMEQLQEEQLFWQYNGESNSIAILVNHIAGNMLSRFTEFLTTDGEKPWRNRDAEFTNPFQNKAELMEHWNKGWDCLMNALNQLTEADLEKIIYIRNDGHTVTEAINRQLAHYPYHIGQMVFIAKMLKNEDWKTLSIARNKSADYNSRKFSQDRDRRHYTDDL is encoded by the coding sequence ATGGACAGCTATTTAGAAAGTATCAAAAAGCAATTCCTGTATTACAAAATGCTTGGAGAAAAAGCAATGGAACAATTACAGGAAGAACAATTATTCTGGCAGTATAACGGGGAAAGCAATAGCATTGCTATTCTAGTCAATCACATTGCTGGAAATATGCTATCCAGGTTTACCGAATTTCTGACCACAGACGGAGAAAAGCCCTGGCGAAACCGGGATGCGGAATTTACCAATCCGTTTCAGAACAAAGCTGAATTAATGGAGCATTGGAATAAAGGTTGGGATTGTCTGATGAATGCTTTAAACCAGCTTACGGAGGCAGATTTAGAGAAAATCATTTACATCCGAAATGACGGCCATACGGTTACCGAAGCCATTAACAGGCAATTGGCTCATTATCCTTATCATATTGGACAGATGGTTTTCATAGCCAAAATGCTGAAAAATGAAGATTGGAAAACCTTGTCCATAGCAAGAAACAAATCAGCAGATTACAACAGCCGCAAGTTTTCGCAGGATAGAGACAGGCGGCATTATACAGATGATTTATAA
- a CDS encoding cupin domain-containing protein produces the protein MIINTKNTKHYQWGNNCQAWTFIQSENVIVKEELMPPHTEEQLHFHNETEQFFYILEGKATFLLENEKVSLLKNEGIKISAKQIHKISNESSGELRFLVMSFPGNMNDRVNIQH, from the coding sequence ATGATTATCAATACAAAGAATACAAAACATTATCAATGGGGTAATAATTGTCAAGCCTGGACTTTTATACAATCTGAAAACGTTATTGTCAAAGAAGAATTAATGCCACCACATACGGAGGAACAGCTTCATTTTCATAACGAAACGGAGCAGTTTTTCTATATCCTTGAAGGTAAAGCCACATTCTTATTAGAGAATGAAAAGGTTTCTTTATTAAAAAACGAGGGGATTAAAATTTCAGCAAAGCAAATACATAAAATAAGTAATGAGAGTTCCGGAGAATTACGTTTTTTAGTGATGTCTTTTCCGGGAAATATGAATGACCGAGTTAATATCCAACATTGA
- a CDS encoding DUF1016 N-terminal domain-containing protein yields the protein MECWGIKQRLSVADWGDKTVDELANFIQQNNPELKGFNRRGLYRMIQFYESYAETPIVPSVMTQLQNTENQLNKIVSAVRTEFQFQPQDIRNTLLAQISWTHHLTIFSRCKTEEEREFYLRMTAKEHYSVRELDRQISASLFERTIIGNTKLSTLSKELNNPLCIISAILSS from the coding sequence TTGGAATGTTGGGGCATTAAACAAAGATTATCCGTTGCAGATTGGGGAGATAAAACGGTTGATGAATTGGCAAATTTTATTCAGCAAAACAATCCCGAACTGAAAGGATTTAACCGCAGAGGGCTTTACAGAATGATACAATTTTATGAAAGCTATGCCGAAACGCCAATTGTGCCATCAGTGATGACACAATTGCAAAATACTGAAAATCAATTAAATAAGATTGTGTCCGCAGTTAGGACAGAATTTCAATTTCAACCCCAAGACATTAGAAATACGCTCTTGGCTCAAATCAGTTGGACACATCATCTTACAATTTTTTCACGCTGTAAAACCGAAGAAGAGCGGGAGTTTTATTTGCGTATGACTGCCAAAGAACATTACAGCGTTCGGGAGCTTGACCGCCAAATTTCCGCAAGTCTTTTTGAACGCACAATAATAGGTAATACAAAACTCTCAACACTGTCGAAAGAATTAAATAACCCGTTGTGCATTATAAGCGCTATTTTGTCATCCTGA
- a CDS encoding PDDEXK nuclease domain-containing protein produces the protein MTNTFKDSYVFEFLNLPEPHSESDLQKGLIKQMKNFILELGRDFLFIDEEYKVQVGNSDFYIDLLFYHRGLQCLVAFELKAEKFKPEHLGQINFYLEALDRDVRKPNENPSIGILLCKGKDSEVVEYALSRSISPALVSDYQTQLPDKKLLQQKLHELFENHSIEE, from the coding sequence ATAACAAACACTTTCAAAGATAGTTATGTGTTTGAATTTCTAAACCTGCCCGAACCACACAGCGAAAGCGATTTACAAAAGGGCTTAATCAAACAGATGAAAAACTTTATCTTGGAGTTAGGTAGGGATTTTCTGTTTATTGATGAAGAATACAAAGTTCAGGTAGGCAATAGCGATTTCTACATTGATTTATTGTTTTATCATCGTGGTTTGCAATGTCTGGTGGCATTTGAATTGAAAGCCGAAAAATTCAAACCCGAACATTTGGGACAAATCAATTTTTATTTGGAAGCATTAGACCGGGATGTAAGAAAACCCAATGAAAATCCGAGCATTGGGATTTTGTTATGCAAGGGCAAAGACAGTGAAGTGGTGGAATATGCATTGAGCCGTTCCATTTCGCCGGCATTAGTTTCAGATTATCAAACCCAATTGCCCGATAAAAAACTACTGCAACAGAAACTACACGAGCTGTTTGAAAATCATTCCATCGAAGAATAA
- a CDS encoding SDR family NAD(P)-dependent oxidoreductase: MKTVLITGANKGIGFETARQLLEKGFFVFIGSRNIENGLQAVQKLNAEGFSNVEAVELDVTDPASVRTAREEIGNKVSVLDVLINNAGINGGSDPYTVLEATSDEYLNAFKTNLAGTANVTQAFIDLLKKSSEPRIVNLSTSVGSLSLQSNPEWPAYSYAKYGVYAISKAALNMYTIQLAYELRDTNFKVNAICPGLTKTDFTFFNGGEVSVAANRIIKYVLIDNDGPTGKFFSEETNPATGEIPW, translated from the coding sequence ATGAAAACAGTATTAATTACAGGAGCAAACAAAGGCATCGGTTTTGAAACTGCCAGACAGCTTTTAGAAAAGGGATTTTTCGTATTTATTGGAAGCCGTAATATCGAGAACGGTTTACAGGCAGTTCAGAAACTTAATGCAGAAGGATTTTCAAATGTAGAAGCCGTAGAACTGGATGTTACTGACCCTGCCTCGGTACGGACGGCACGAGAGGAAATAGGCAACAAGGTTTCGGTTTTGGATGTACTTATCAATAACGCAGGTATCAATGGAGGAAGTGATCCTTACACCGTACTGGAAGCCACAAGTGACGAATACCTGAATGCATTTAAAACAAATTTGGCAGGTACAGCAAACGTTACACAAGCTTTTATAGATCTGCTCAAAAAATCCTCAGAACCAAGAATAGTCAACTTGAGTACCAGCGTAGGGTCTCTTTCATTGCAAAGTAATCCAGAATGGCCTGCCTACAGCTATGCTAAATACGGAGTTTACGCAATATCAAAAGCGGCTCTAAATATGTACACCATCCAGTTAGCATATGAGCTGCGTGATACTAATTTTAAAGTAAATGCCATTTGTCCCGGACTTACGAAAACCGATTTTACATTCTTTAATGGTGGAGAAGTCAGTGTTGCTGCCAATAGAATAATCAAATACGTCCTGATTGATAATGATGGCCCGACCGGTAAATTTTTTAGTGAAGAAACTAATCCGGCAACAGGAGAAATTCCTTGGTAA
- a CDS encoding Crp/Fnr family transcriptional regulator produces the protein MEEMIEYILQFGNLNKQQIDLVISKGEILQLKKEDYFSEAGRIPKQVGFIVEGVIRGCYYNNKGEEITRCFISENSLVCDYVNFEANASSSEYLQAVTDCSLIVFSKKNWEELSHIIVGWDNIKNKMVQLCMYQKSRKGPVISQDATTRYLEFLENYPSLTNRVPLSYIASYLGITQQSLSRIRKNIR, from the coding sequence ATGGAAGAAATGATTGAATATATTCTGCAATTTGGAAATCTTAACAAGCAGCAAATTGATCTTGTAATAAGTAAGGGAGAAATCCTGCAATTAAAAAAAGAGGATTATTTTTCTGAGGCGGGGAGAATTCCAAAGCAGGTTGGATTTATAGTAGAAGGAGTTATTCGCGGTTGTTATTACAATAATAAAGGCGAGGAAATTACCCGTTGTTTCATAAGCGAAAACAGCCTGGTATGTGATTATGTCAACTTCGAGGCGAATGCTTCATCTTCAGAGTACTTGCAAGCCGTTACAGATTGCAGTCTTATCGTATTTTCAAAGAAGAATTGGGAAGAACTATCCCATATTATCGTGGGTTGGGACAATATTAAAAATAAAATGGTGCAGCTGTGCATGTACCAAAAATCAAGAAAAGGCCCGGTAATTTCGCAGGACGCTACAACAAGATACCTTGAATTTTTAGAAAATTATCCTTCATTGACCAACCGTGTTCCATTATCATACATAGCTTCCTATTTAGGAATTACACAACAATCTCTTAGCAGAATACGGAAAAACATCCGCTGA